In one window of Pagrus major chromosome 12, Pma_NU_1.0 DNA:
- the rpl37 gene encoding large ribosomal subunit protein eL37, which translates to MTKGTSSFGKRRNKTHTLCRRCGSKAYHLQKSSCGKCGYPEKRKRKYNWSAKAKRRNTTGTGRLRHLKVVYRRFRNGFREGTTPKPRRAAVAASSSS; encoded by the exons ATG ACGAAGGGAACTTCATCTTTCGGAAAGCGCCGAAACAAGACGCACACTCTGTGCCGTCGTTGTGGGTCCAAGGCCTACCACCTGCAGAAGTCCTCCTGTGGCAAGTGTGGCTACCCTGAGAAGCGCAAGAGAAAGT ACAACTGGAGCGCCAAGGCCAAGAGGAGGAACACCACTGGCACCGGCCGTCTGAGACACCTGAAGGTCGTCTACCGCAGATTCAG gaATGGTTTCAGGGAAGGCACCACCCCCAAACCCAGACGTGCTGCAGTGGCCGCCTCCAGCTCATcctaa
- the LOC141006140 gene encoding LOW QUALITY PROTEIN: prostaglandin G/H synthase 1-like (The sequence of the model RefSeq protein was modified relative to this genomic sequence to represent the inferred CDS: substituted 1 base at 1 genomic stop codon) produces MRSSVLGSVVVLVLLLWEPACLGDEVTSSTVNPCCYLPCQHWGVCVRYGEDKYECDCTRTGYYGENCTVPEFWTRVRLFLKPSPDAAHYILTHFHWLWDIINYTHLRDILMRLVLTVRSNLIPSPPTFNSKYGYLNWESYSNLSYYTRLLPPVPEDCPTPLGVKGKAGLPDPELLVDRLLKRRTFRPDPQGSNLMFAFFAQHFTHQFFKTYNRMGVGFTKALSHGVDAGHIYGDNLQRQLLLRLHKDGKLKYQLINGEMYPPPVADAPVKMSYPPGIPPEDQMAIGQEVFGLLPGLGMYATLWLREHNRVCDILKAEHPTWDDEQLFQTARLIIIGETIRIVIEEYVQHLSGYRLQLKFDPTLLFNSNFQYGNRIALEFSQLYHWHPMMPDSFFINGDELSYTQFIFNTSVITHYGIDKLVDAFARQAAGQIGGGHNINAVVTHVAVSTIKESRKLRVQPFNEYRKRFNLKPYTSFSEFTDNEEIARELEEFYGDIDALEFYPGLMLERTRPGTIFGESMVEMGAPFSLKGLLGNPICSPEYWKPSTFGGQVGFDIVNSATLKKLACLNMKTCPYVAFSLPTEEQSQRGTDNILHHDNSDIGYSIPGPKGVINDWRKYKQLEVEQKQEQKKEMERLIKKLXESAGLAIYNLFSSLSSQQMTMQEYNMLQEEEDDEDFLQHYRMQRIEEMRRQLCRGKRFAQVYELTSGEDFLEALDKEDKSTLVMIHIYEPDVPGCEAMSGSLMCLAQEYPLVKFCSVRSSAISTSALFRGSALPALLVYKGGDLIGNFVRLTDQLGEDFFAVDLEALLQEYGLLPDKSSIVPKTVRNGAIIQTNVSDEDSDLDID; encoded by the exons ATGAGAT ccTCTGTTCTAGGATCAGTTGTGGTTCTTGTCTTGCTGCTGTGGGAGCCTGCATGCCTGGGTGATGAGGTTACCTCCAGCACAG TGAACCCATGCTGCTATTTGCCCTGTCAGcactggggtgtgtgtgtgaggtatgGTGAAGACAAGTATGAGTGCGACTGCACTCGCACCGGCTACTACGGAGAAAACTGCACCGTCC CTGAGTTTTGGACCAGAGTGCGCCTGTTCTTGAAACCCAGCCCGGATGCGGCGCATTACATTCTCACCCATTTCCACTGGCTTTGGGACATCATTAACTACACCCACCTACGGGACATTCTCATGAGGCTGGTTCTAACAG TAAGGTCCAACTTAATACCCAGCCCTCCAACCTTCAACTCTAAATACGGCTACCTCAACTGGGAATCCTACTCTAATCTGAGTTACTACACTCGGCTTCTGCCTCCTGTGCCAGAGGACTGCCCTACACCTCTGGGGGTCAAAG gcAAGGCTGGACTGCCTGACCCTGAGCTGCTGGTTGACAGGCTGCTGAAGAGAAGGACGTTTAGACCTGACCCCCAGGGCTCCAACCTCATGTTCGCCTTCTTTGCACAACACTTCACCCACCAGTTCTTTAAGACCTACAATCGCATGGGTGTGGGCTTCACTAAGGCTCTGTCGCATGGG GTGGATGCGGGACACATTTATGGAGACAACCTGCAACGTCAGCTCCTGCTCAGGCTTCACAAAGATGGAAAACTCAAGTATCAG TTAATAAACGGCGAGATGTACCCTCCCCCTGTAGCTGATGCACCTGTGAAGATGAGCTACCCCCCCGGCATCCCTCCTGAGGATCAGATGGCGATTGGTCAGGAAGTGTTTGGACTCCTGCCCGGTTTGGGAATGTACGCCACACTGTGGCTGAGGGAGCATAACCGAGTGTGTGACATCCTGAAGGCAGAGCATCCCACCTGGGATGATGAGCAGCTCTTCCAGACCGCACGCCTCATCATTATTG GGGAGACAATAAGGATCGTGATAGAGGAGTACGTGCAGCACCTCAGCGGATACCGGCTGCAGCTGAAGTTTGATCCCACCCTGCTTTTTAACTCCAACTTCCAGTATGGCAACCGGATCGCTCTAGAGTTCAGCCAGCTCTACCACTGGCACCCCATGATGCCCGACAGCTTCTTCATCAACGGAGATGAACTGTCCTACACACAGTTCATCTTCAACACTTCTGTTATCACACACTATGGCATTGATAAGCTGGTGGACGCCTTCGCTCGGCAAGCTGCCGGCCAG ATTGGTGGGGGCCATAACATCAATGCCGTGGTGACCCATGTGGCCGTGTCGACCATAAAGGAGTCCCGCAAACTCCGCGTGCAGCCCTTCAACGAGTACAGGAAGCGTTTTAACCTGAAGCCGTACACATCGTTCAGCGAGTTCACTG ATAACGAGGAGATAGCCCGGGAGCTTGAAGAGTTCTACGGTGACATTGATGCTCTTGAATTTTATCCTGGTTTGATGTTGGAGAGGACAAGACCGGGCACCATATTTGGAGAGAGCATGGTGGAGATGGGTGCCCCCTTCTCCCTTAAAGGCCTCCTGGGAAACCCCATATGTTCTCCTGAGTACTGGAAGCCCAGCACCTTTGGGGGCCAAGTCGGCTTTGACATAGTGAACTCTGCCACGCTAAAGAAACTGGCCTGTTTAAACATGAAGACGTGTCCTTATGTGGCATTTAGTTTACCAACTGAGGAGCAATCACAAAGAGGTACTGACAACA TACTTCACCATGATAACAGTGACATTGGTTATTCTATTCCAGGACCAAAGGGTGTCATCAATGACTGGAGGAAGTACAAGcagctggaggtggagcagaaacaagagcagaagaaagagatggaaagaCTGATCAAGAAGCT CTAAGAGTCTGCTGGTTTAGCTATTTATAATTTGTTCTCCTCTTTGTCTTCCCAACAGATGACCATGCAAGAGTACAACATGCTccaggaagaagaggatgatgaagacTTCCTTCAGCACTACCGCATGCAGCGCATTGAAGAGATGCGGCGCCAGCTCTGCCGTGGCAAACGCTTTGCGCAGGTCTATGAGCTCACCAGCGGAGAGGACTTCCTGGAGGCTTTGGACAAGGAGGACAAAAGCACTCTGGTCATGATCCACATCTACGAGCCGGATGTCCCGGGCTGCGAGGCCATGAGCGGCAGCCTCATGTGTCTGGCCCAGGAATACCCGCTGGTCAAGTTCTGCAGCGTACGCAGCTCGGCCATCAGCACCAGCGCACTGTTCAGAGGCAGTGCTCTGCCCGCTCTGCTCGTTTACAAAGGAGGGGACCTGATCGGGAACTTCGTGCGGCTCACAGACCAACTCGGGGAAGACTTCTTCGCTGTAGACCTGGAGGCTCTGCTGCAGGAGTACGGCCTGCTGCCTGACAAGTCCTCCATCGTCCCCAAGACGGTTCGCAATGGAGCCATCATACAGACCAATGTGAGCGATGAGGACTCTGACCTTGATATAGACTAG
- the rpl28 gene encoding large ribosomal subunit protein eL28, with product MSSHLQWMVIRNCSSFLIKRNGQTYSTEPNNLKSRNSFRFNGLVHKKTVGVQPAADGKGVVVVLKKRRGQHKPASSFEKITINKNSRATLNSLRHIIRKNNYRKDLRMAALRRASAILKSQKPVVVKKKRTRAAKTA from the exons ATGTCGTCCCATTTGCAGTGGATGGTCATCAGGAACTGCTCCAGCTTCCTCATCAAGAGGAACGGACAGACCTACAGCACT GAGCCCAACAACCTGAAGTCCAGGAACTCTTTCCGCTTCAATGGTTTGGTGCACAAGAAGACTGTAGGTGTGCAGCCAGCGGCTGATGGCAAGGGTGTGGTTGTCGTGCTGAAGAAGCGCAGAG GCCAGCACAAACCTGCCAGCTCTTTTGAGAAGATCACCATCAACAAGAACTCCCGCGCCACCCTCAACAGCCTGAGGCACATCATCCGCAAGAACAATTACAGAAAGGACCTGCGCATG GCTGCCCTGCGTCGTGCCAGTGCCATTCTGAAGAGCCAGAAGCCTGTTGTGGTCAAAAAGAAGCGCACCAGGGCTGCCAAGACAGCATAA
- the LOC141005834 gene encoding uncharacterized protein, which translates to MDEEEDLEKIGEQLYNLIYPKHKDSAGKLTGMLLELPGPVLGQMLQDEATLTAAVEKALRALQLAQDPSKVSCKDEDDVSASSDSLGEQLFELVDVYNTGHSQKITGMLLEQHKDAVLNLLSDPKLLEEQVNFALKTLKEQSVEETDVSDSSDADDKERLGEKLFSLVEALDPLHANDITGMLLEMDPAALKQLLSDHTMLEVAVQKAQSALDT; encoded by the exons atggatgaggAAGAAGATCTGGAGAAGATTGGTGAGCAACTGTACAATCTGATTTACcccaaacacaaagacagtgCTGGAAAACTCACAG gcatGTTGCTGGAGCTGCCAGGTCCTGTCCTGGGTCAGATGCTGCAGGACGAGGCCACGCTCACCGCAGCTGTGGAGAAAGCCCTCAGAGCCCTGCAGCTGGCACAGGACCCCAG CAAGGTATCATGCAAGGACGAGGATGATGTGTCGGCGTCCTCCGACTCTCTGGGTGAGCAGCTGTTTGAGCTGGTGGATGTTTACAACACAGGCCACTCGCAGAAAATCACAG GAATGCTTCTGGAGCAGCACAAAGATGCAGTTTTAAACCTTCTCTCAGATCCAAAACTGCTGGAAGAGCAGGTGAACTTCGCCCTGAAGACACTTAAAGA GCAGAGTGTAGAGGAGACGGACGTCAGCGACTCATCGGACGCCGACGACAAAGAGAGGCTGGGAGAGAAGCTCTTCTCACTGGTGGAGGCGCTGGATCCACTTCATGCAAATGATATCACAG GTATGCTACTGGAGATGGACCCAGCTGCTCTcaaacagctgctcagtgacCACACGATGCTGGAGGTTGCGGTTCAGAAAGCACAATCAGCGCTGGATACGTAG